One Desulfobulbus propionicus DSM 2032 DNA segment encodes these proteins:
- a CDS encoding pyridoxal phosphate-dependent aminotransferase — MSSPVFPPISRRVRSIAVSATKAMAQEAARIGDCVSLGQGVPSFATPPPVVASVTKILQDNPASGKYTLQTGMPELRQRIARALREEKGVDIDPDNEICLTVGAMEGLLATLLTLVDQDDEVILPTPTYASYIEQVHLAGGRPVFVPLTAGWTLNLEAVRAAITPRTRALMLCNPGNPTGNVFADSEVLALCELAVERGFVVVIDETYAYLVYEGRTPLSPLGLSRYRHHVVSISSLSKQYALTGWRIGWVTAASELMAQIMKVHDAATICAPTPAQFAALAALDSDPGWLVECKAQLIRRRDLCCRRLDGMRNFFSYVEPKGAFYVMARYLFSDGPSQEVATRLLYGARVITIPGASYGPGGEGHLRLSFGGEEAEINEAFDRIEGWLQTGG; from the coding sequence ATGAGCAGCCCCGTCTTTCCCCCCATCAGCCGTCGGGTCCGCTCCATCGCCGTTTCTGCCACCAAGGCCATGGCCCAGGAGGCGGCCCGCATTGGCGACTGTGTCAGTCTTGGCCAGGGCGTGCCCTCCTTTGCCACCCCGCCACCGGTGGTGGCAAGCGTGACCAAGATCCTGCAGGATAACCCGGCCAGCGGCAAGTACACCCTGCAGACCGGCATGCCCGAACTGCGGCAGCGGATCGCCCGGGCTTTACGGGAAGAAAAGGGCGTGGATATCGACCCGGACAACGAAATCTGTCTCACCGTCGGCGCCATGGAGGGGTTGCTGGCCACCCTGCTGACCCTGGTGGACCAGGACGACGAGGTCATCCTGCCTACACCGACCTATGCCTCCTACATCGAGCAGGTCCATCTCGCCGGCGGCCGGCCGGTGTTCGTGCCTCTGACCGCCGGCTGGACCCTGAATCTGGAGGCGGTGCGGGCCGCCATCACCCCGAGAACCAGGGCCTTGATGCTGTGTAACCCCGGCAACCCCACCGGCAACGTCTTTGCCGACAGCGAGGTGTTGGCCCTGTGTGAGCTGGCGGTGGAACGGGGATTCGTGGTGGTGATCGACGAGACCTATGCGTATCTGGTCTACGAGGGCAGGACGCCGCTTTCGCCGCTCGGCCTGTCCCGCTACCGCCACCACGTGGTCAGCATCTCGTCGTTGTCGAAACAATATGCCCTCACCGGCTGGCGCATCGGCTGGGTCACGGCGGCGAGCGAATTGATGGCGCAGATCATGAAGGTGCACGACGCGGCCACCATCTGCGCGCCCACGCCCGCGCAGTTTGCGGCCCTGGCCGCCCTGGATTCGGATCCGGGCTGGCTGGTCGAGTGCAAGGCACAGCTTATCCGGCGGCGGGATCTCTGCTGCCGGCGGTTGGATGGAATGCGGAATTTTTTCAGCTATGTCGAACCCAAAGGGGCCTTTTACGTCATGGCCCGCTATTTGTTCTCGGATGGACCGTCACAGGAAGTGGCCACGCGCCTGCTGTACGGGGCACGGGTGATCACCATTCCCGGCGCTTCCTACGGTCCGGGCGGCGAGGGTCACCTCCGCCTCTCCTTTGGCGGCGAGGAGGCGGAGATCAACGAGGCCTTTGACCGCATTGAGGGGTGGTTGCAGACAGGAGGCTGA
- a CDS encoding CPBP family glutamic-type intramembrane protease, which translates to MITNRQLILPYAAPYLAYVGIASLPSTALSMEVNYLLRLIVVPLLLFWGWRWYCPLRGPRSLRGSILVGLAGGLLGLLGWLALLTPFTSPAEASPWTPQAFFLRLLSAGLIVPLFEELMMRGFLFRLALQWDRARKERRAEPLHTALDHRTVNEIEPGAWSWPAVLLSVLAFTSGHAMHEWPAAVAYGLLMSLLWVNRKDLIACITAHAATNIGLACFVYFTGFWQYW; encoded by the coding sequence ATGATCACCAACCGCCAGCTGATCCTGCCCTATGCGGCCCCCTATCTGGCTTATGTGGGTATTGCCTCCCTCCCCTCGACCGCCCTGTCGATGGAGGTCAACTATTTGTTGCGGCTGATTGTCGTTCCTCTGCTCTTGTTTTGGGGCTGGCGGTGGTATTGTCCCCTCCGCGGCCCCCGCTCCTTGCGTGGCTCCATTCTGGTCGGCTTGGCGGGCGGACTGCTCGGCCTGCTTGGATGGCTGGCGCTCCTGACCCCTTTCACCTCGCCCGCCGAGGCCTCTCCCTGGACCCCGCAGGCCTTTTTCCTACGTTTGCTCAGCGCGGGCCTGATCGTCCCGCTTTTCGAGGAATTGATGATGCGCGGCTTTCTCTTTCGCCTGGCCCTGCAGTGGGATCGTGCCAGAAAAGAAAGGCGAGCCGAGCCCCTGCACACGGCGCTGGATCACCGGACCGTTAACGAAATCGAACCCGGCGCCTGGTCCTGGCCAGCGGTCCTCCTCTCGGTGCTGGCCTTTACTTCCGGCCATGCCATGCACGAATGGCCGGCGGCCGTGGCCTACGGACTGCTCATGTCCCTGTTATGGGTCAACCGCAAGGATCTGATCGCCTGCATTACCGCCCATGCGGCCACCAACATCGGCCTGGCCTGTTTTGTCTATTTCACCGGTTTTTGGCAGTATTGGTAA
- the tsaD gene encoding tRNA (adenosine(37)-N6)-threonylcarbamoyltransferase complex transferase subunit TsaD yields the protein MLILAIESSCDDTAAAVVQPENRVLSSIISSQNEIHARFGGIVPELASRRHIEMIQPVVDEALHQAGVDLTDIDLIATTQGPGLVGSLLVGFTFAKGLALVRGLPCVGVDHMAAHLLSCLLEERQPAFPYTALIVSGGNTSLFAVEDPLSFTRLGCTRDDAAGEAFDKVAKLLGLGYPGGPVISRLAADGDPTAIAFPRARLGEHSLDFSFSGLKTSVASQVDSLRRNGAPLPIPDICASFQEAVVDVLVDKTLAAAERTGHQRIVIGGGVAANPRLRNALAQRCDAHGLELFMPSPVYCTDNAAMVAVAGYYRFLGGHLLDADADAYSRSPLN from the coding sequence ATGCTTATCCTTGCCATTGAAAGCTCGTGCGACGATACGGCGGCGGCCGTTGTCCAACCCGAAAACCGGGTCCTCTCCTCGATCATCAGCAGTCAGAACGAGATCCATGCCCGTTTTGGCGGCATTGTTCCCGAGCTGGCTTCCCGCCGGCACATTGAAATGATCCAGCCGGTGGTCGATGAGGCGCTGCACCAGGCCGGAGTCGATCTGACTGATATCGATCTCATTGCTACTACCCAGGGACCTGGATTGGTCGGCTCGCTGCTGGTCGGTTTTACCTTTGCCAAGGGACTGGCCCTGGTGCGCGGCCTGCCCTGTGTCGGCGTCGACCACATGGCCGCTCATTTGCTCTCCTGTCTGCTGGAGGAGCGGCAACCCGCCTTCCCCTATACGGCCCTGATCGTCTCCGGCGGCAACACCTCGCTCTTTGCGGTCGAGGACCCACTTAGCTTCACCCGGTTGGGCTGTACCCGCGACGATGCCGCCGGCGAGGCCTTTGACAAAGTGGCCAAACTGCTGGGGCTTGGCTACCCAGGCGGACCGGTGATCAGCCGCCTGGCCGCGGACGGTGACCCGACGGCCATCGCCTTTCCCCGGGCCCGCCTGGGCGAACACAGCCTCGACTTCAGTTTCAGCGGCCTCAAGACCTCGGTGGCCTCCCAGGTGGACAGCCTGCGGCGCAACGGCGCACCGCTGCCCATCCCGGATATCTGCGCCTCGTTTCAGGAGGCGGTGGTCGATGTCCTGGTCGACAAAACCCTGGCCGCGGCCGAACGGACCGGGCATCAACGGATCGTCATCGGCGGCGGCGTGGCGGCCAACCCCAGGCTGCGAAACGCGCTCGCCCAACGATGCGACGCACACGGTCTGGAGCTGTTCATGCCCTCACCGGTCTACTGCACCGACAACGCCGCCATGGTGGCGGTGGCCGGCTACTACCGGTTCCTCGGCGGCCATCTCCTCGATGCCGACGCCGACGCCTATTCCCGTTCTCCCCTCAACTGA
- a CDS encoding iron-containing alcohol dehydrogenase: MHNFVFHNPTKILFGRDTVNAIGSETRAWGRRALLVYGQTSLKRSGLHARIVNSLREAGLELIEFGGTCSNPLLSHVREGIALAKTHGSEVIVAAGGGSVIDTAKAIGAGAVVEHDVWKFFTGKRSIKATLPVTTVLTLAASGSEMNAGMVLTNDATREKFGFGHRLLFPKTSILDPETTFTVPVDYTVYGAVDAISHVLEFYLTASDPDSPVQDRLMEGLIDNAMTACLRCMDDPCDYNGRANLMWTATLALNGLTAAGLGRVGFPMHLIEHSLSALYNVPHGAGLAVVMLGWLRAHHDLYARRIAELGRRLFRLPDGEQAASIAAQTSLCLQEWLHRVRAPTTLADLGIPARDIPRIADNTRGLARIWRLRDYPPERVAAILHLCR, encoded by the coding sequence ATGCACAATTTCGTCTTTCACAACCCCACCAAGATTTTGTTTGGCCGCGATACGGTCAACGCCATCGGTTCCGAAACCAGGGCATGGGGCAGGCGGGCCCTGTTGGTCTACGGTCAGACCAGCCTTAAACGCAGCGGCCTGCACGCCCGGATCGTCAACAGCCTGCGGGAAGCGGGCCTTGAGCTGATCGAGTTCGGCGGCACCTGTTCCAATCCCCTGCTCTCCCATGTCCGCGAGGGTATTGCCCTGGCCAAGACCCACGGCAGCGAGGTGATCGTGGCCGCGGGCGGCGGTTCGGTGATCGACACCGCCAAGGCCATCGGTGCCGGTGCCGTGGTCGAGCACGATGTGTGGAAATTCTTCACCGGCAAACGGAGCATCAAGGCCACCCTGCCGGTGACCACCGTGCTGACGCTCGCCGCTTCCGGTTCGGAGATGAATGCGGGCATGGTGCTCACCAACGATGCAACCAGGGAAAAATTCGGTTTTGGCCACCGCTTGCTCTTCCCCAAGACCTCGATCCTCGATCCGGAAACCACCTTCACCGTGCCCGTGGACTACACGGTTTATGGAGCGGTGGATGCCATCAGCCACGTGCTCGAATTCTACCTGACCGCATCCGACCCGGACTCCCCGGTGCAGGATCGGCTGATGGAAGGGCTGATCGACAATGCCATGACGGCCTGCCTGCGCTGCATGGACGATCCATGCGACTACAACGGCCGCGCCAACCTGATGTGGACCGCCACTCTGGCCCTCAACGGATTGACCGCCGCCGGCCTGGGACGGGTCGGCTTTCCCATGCACCTGATCGAACATTCGCTCAGCGCCCTGTACAATGTGCCCCACGGCGCGGGTCTGGCGGTGGTCATGCTCGGTTGGCTGCGGGCCCACCACGACTTGTATGCGCGGCGGATCGCCGAACTGGGCAGACGGCTCTTCCGTCTTCCGGACGGGGAACAAGCCGCATCCATTGCCGCCCAGACCTCCCTCTGCTTGCAGGAATGGCTGCACCGGGTGCGCGCACCGACCACCCTCGCCGATCTGGGCATCCCGGCACGCGACATTCCCCGGATTGCCGACAACACCCGTGGATTAGCGCGAATCTGGCGTTTGCGGGATTATCCTCCCGAGCGGGTGGCCGCCATCCTCCACCTCTGCCGCTGA
- the moaA gene encoding GTP 3',8-cyclase MoaA — MIQENTTVAPPGNSLTDLFSRSISYLRLSLTDRCNLRCMYCVTEDESSGCLAKLGQEELLTYEELLRVVRVAVAMGITKVRLTGGEPLVRRGVLDFIRELNRIEGLDDVRITTNGVLLAQYGRELLEAGVTKVNISLDSLRPERVAAITGIDCFDAVWRGVETVLALGFAPVKLNMVAMRHINDDEILDFARMSQRLPLQVRFIEFMPIGASSRWNANTYISTDEIMERIGTLGELIPLQKGRNDGPAKVFRLGEDAAGTLGFISPLSHHFCDRCNRLRLTSAGTLRSCLLHDEEVDLRAVLRNEPTDDSIREALLTAIRNKPRGHQLEERLHRSGSDCHGRMSRIGG, encoded by the coding sequence ATGATACAAGAAAATACCACCGTTGCCCCACCAGGAAACAGCCTTACCGATCTGTTTTCCCGCTCCATTTCCTATTTGCGTCTCAGCCTCACCGACCGCTGCAACCTCAGGTGCATGTATTGCGTCACCGAGGACGAGTCCTCCGGCTGCCTGGCCAAGCTCGGCCAGGAGGAACTGCTCACCTACGAGGAACTGCTGCGGGTGGTCCGGGTGGCAGTGGCCATGGGCATCACCAAGGTGCGGCTCACCGGCGGCGAGCCGCTGGTGCGTCGAGGCGTGCTGGATTTTATCCGCGAACTCAATCGGATCGAAGGGTTGGACGATGTGCGTATCACCACCAATGGCGTATTGCTGGCACAGTATGGGCGGGAATTGCTGGAGGCCGGCGTGACCAAGGTAAACATCAGCCTCGATTCCCTGCGACCCGAGCGGGTGGCGGCGATCACCGGAATCGACTGTTTTGACGCGGTCTGGCGGGGGGTGGAGACGGTGCTTGCTTTGGGCTTTGCACCGGTCAAGCTCAACATGGTGGCCATGCGCCACATCAATGACGACGAGATCCTCGATTTTGCCCGTATGTCCCAGCGGCTGCCGCTGCAGGTGCGGTTCATCGAGTTCATGCCCATCGGCGCCTCCAGCCGCTGGAACGCCAACACCTACATCAGCACCGACGAGATCATGGAACGGATCGGGACGCTGGGCGAACTGATCCCCCTGCAGAAAGGGCGCAATGACGGCCCGGCCAAGGTCTTCCGCCTGGGCGAGGACGCGGCCGGCACCCTGGGCTTCATCAGCCCCCTGAGCCACCACTTCTGCGATCGCTGCAACCGACTGCGCCTGACCTCGGCCGGCACCCTGCGTTCCTGCCTGCTCCACGATGAGGAGGTCGATCTCCGCGCCGTGCTGCGCAATGAACCGACGGACGACTCGATCCGTGAAGCCTTGCTCACCGCCATCCGCAACAAGCCGCGCGGCCACCAGCTGGAGGAGCGGCTGCACCGTTCGGGCAGCGACTGTCACGGCCGGATGTCGCGCATCGGCGGCTGA
- a CDS encoding FAD-binding oxidoreductase, whose product MISYSPVTGPIIAQLQSRLSPGAIVTNPAEIEACATDASALHHRPELVVRAKTVADVQAVLALANSHRFPVIPRGGGSGLAGACLAHQGGVVLSTRDLNAIRSIDTANFTMEVEAGAISAQVREAAAAHDLFYPPDPAGMELSTIGGNAATDAGGPACVKYGTTRDYILGLEAVLPDGTLIATGVRTRKGVVGYDLTNLLVGCEGTLAVITALTLRLMPRPTATIGALCIFGSMGEAMRSVARIMAAGHLPSAIEFLDHRCLALIGELLPFSLPSGKPSLLLIELDGPAAQIAPEMDTVLALAKDEGAIHCRKAPNEQDRQQIWEVRRQVSLRIHDQAPLYIPEDVAVPLSRIAELVDVLPDYETRYGVEIFAFGHAGDGNIHLNITSQYPKERELAEAGVLALLKRVLAMGGTLSGEHGIGLAKKQFLPLELSPTSIGLQQGIKRLFDPNLILNPGKIFP is encoded by the coding sequence ATGATCTCCTATTCTCCTGTCACCGGCCCGATCATCGCCCAGCTCCAATCCCGGCTCAGCCCCGGGGCCATCGTCACCAATCCGGCCGAGATCGAGGCCTGCGCCACCGATGCCTCGGCCCTCCACCACCGCCCCGAACTGGTGGTCCGGGCCAAGACCGTTGCCGATGTCCAGGCCGTGCTGGCATTGGCCAACAGCCACCGCTTTCCGGTCATCCCCCGGGGCGGCGGTTCCGGCTTGGCCGGGGCCTGTTTGGCCCACCAGGGCGGTGTGGTGCTGTCCACCCGCGACCTGAACGCCATCCGGTCTATCGACACCGCCAACTTCACCATGGAGGTCGAGGCCGGAGCGATCAGCGCCCAGGTGCGCGAGGCCGCCGCAGCTCACGACCTCTTCTATCCGCCCGATCCGGCGGGCATGGAGCTGAGCACCATCGGCGGCAACGCGGCCACCGACGCCGGCGGTCCGGCCTGCGTCAAATACGGTACCACCCGCGACTACATCCTCGGCCTGGAGGCGGTTCTGCCCGACGGAACGCTGATCGCCACCGGTGTCCGTACCCGCAAGGGCGTGGTCGGCTACGACCTGACCAACCTGCTCGTCGGCTGCGAGGGAACACTGGCGGTGATCACCGCCCTGACCCTCAGGCTGATGCCCCGGCCGACGGCAACCATCGGCGCGCTGTGCATCTTTGGTTCCATGGGCGAGGCCATGCGCAGCGTGGCCCGGATCATGGCCGCAGGGCATCTGCCCAGCGCCATCGAGTTTCTCGACCACCGCTGCCTGGCCCTGATCGGTGAGCTGCTGCCCTTCAGCCTGCCAAGCGGCAAGCCCTCGCTGCTGTTGATCGAACTCGACGGCCCAGCCGCGCAGATCGCCCCGGAGATGGACACCGTGCTCGCCTTGGCCAAGGACGAGGGGGCCATCCATTGCCGCAAAGCACCGAACGAACAGGATCGGCAGCAGATCTGGGAGGTCCGCCGCCAGGTGAGCCTGCGCATCCATGATCAGGCCCCCCTCTACATCCCGGAGGATGTGGCCGTGCCGCTGAGCCGTATTGCCGAACTGGTCGATGTGCTGCCCGACTACGAGACCCGTTACGGGGTGGAGATCTTTGCCTTTGGCCATGCCGGCGACGGCAACATCCACCTCAACATTACCAGCCAGTATCCGAAAGAGCGGGAGCTGGCCGAGGCAGGCGTCCTGGCCCTGCTCAAACGGGTGCTGGCCATGGGCGGCACCCTCTCCGGCGAACACGGCATAGGACTTGCCAAAAAGCAGTTCCTGCCGCTTGAACTTTCGCCGACCAGCATTGGCCTGCAACAGGGCATCAAGCGCCTCTTCGACCCGAACCTGATCCTCAACCCCGGCAAGATCTTCCCATGA
- a CDS encoding DUF2062 domain-containing protein yields the protein MSIKRTARFYFIRFKRLQGSPRSLALGAAIGTAVGATPTLPLHNILILGLTLPLRVNPIAGILAANVVSNPLTFVPQYYAAWKIGDFFLPGRLSWEKILATLDMIKREGILDSLDVLRALGLDALLVMMAGGLVLALPSGLLTYVLVFRFFAAVREKRRQKHLLNRMDR from the coding sequence ATGAGCATCAAACGTACCGCCCGCTTTTATTTCATTCGGTTCAAACGATTGCAGGGATCCCCCCGCTCCCTTGCCCTGGGAGCGGCTATCGGCACCGCGGTCGGCGCGACCCCGACACTGCCGTTGCACAATATTCTCATCCTCGGCTTGACCCTGCCCCTGCGTGTCAACCCGATCGCCGGCATCCTCGCGGCCAATGTGGTCAGCAATCCGTTGACCTTTGTCCCCCAATACTACGCGGCCTGGAAGATCGGCGATTTTTTTCTACCGGGACGTCTCAGCTGGGAAAAAATTCTGGCAACGCTGGACATGATCAAGCGGGAAGGGATCTTGGACAGCCTAGACGTTCTTCGTGCCTTGGGTCTTGACGCCTTGCTGGTGATGATGGCCGGCGGCCTGGTGCTCGCCCTTCCGTCCGGGCTGCTCACCTATGTGCTGGTCTTTCGGTTTTTCGCCGCGGTACGGGAAAAGAGGCGGCAGAAACATCTGCTCAACCGCATGGACCGATGA
- a CDS encoding amino acid ABC transporter permease: MLTLSPFYQELLAALNRGLVMSLALIVPSAVGGVVIGISAGALRVFGARWLRWLGDGYAALFRGTPLVVQLFVLYFGLPNLGLYLSPYAAAVIGFVLCSGAYQSEYVRGALLSIKRGQYLGAQALGFTGWQTVRWIIVPQAVRRAIHGCGNEIIYLIKYSSLAYIVTCMELTGEGKTVATEYFRFTEVFAIIGLYYLGLVTLAIFVLKRIEQRLFIPGFGHQ, encoded by the coding sequence ATGCTGACCCTGTCGCCCTTCTATCAGGAGCTGCTGGCCGCGCTCAATCGCGGCCTGGTGATGAGCCTGGCCCTGATCGTGCCCTCGGCCGTGGGCGGCGTGGTGATCGGCATCAGCGCCGGGGCGTTGCGGGTCTTCGGCGCCCGCTGGCTGCGATGGCTGGGCGACGGCTACGCGGCCCTGTTTCGCGGCACGCCGCTGGTGGTGCAGCTATTCGTGCTCTATTTCGGCCTGCCCAACCTCGGCCTCTACCTCAGTCCCTACGCCGCCGCGGTCATCGGGTTTGTCCTCTGCAGCGGTGCCTACCAGTCCGAGTACGTGCGCGGCGCCCTGCTGTCGATCAAGCGCGGCCAGTACCTCGGTGCCCAGGCCCTGGGCTTCACCGGCTGGCAGACCGTGCGCTGGATCATCGTGCCGCAGGCGGTCCGCCGGGCCATCCACGGCTGCGGCAACGAAATCATCTACCTGATCAAATACTCCTCGCTGGCCTACATCGTCACCTGCATGGAGCTGACCGGCGAGGGCAAGACCGTTGCCACCGAATACTTCCGCTTCACCGAGGTGTTCGCCATCATCGGCCTCTACTATCTCGGCCTGGTGACCCTGGCGATCTTTGTGCTCAAGCGGATCGAGCAACGGCTGTTCATCCCCGGCTTCGGCCATCAGTAA
- the glgB gene encoding 1,4-alpha-glucan branching protein GlgB has translation MKREIPAGRAVPADWLSNFDRYLISEGTHERAYEKLGAHLVRFDGSDGVVFAVWAPNARQVSVIGDFNDWDPTRHPMHSSDTGIWTLFIPALHEFTVYKYHLTTHNNDQLDKADPFGFAMEERPRTGSVVARLDGYPWQDGEWIAARQRHQALDRPISIYEVHLGSWRREADPQWGQRYLTYRELADTLIPYVKEMGYTHIELLPIAEHPFDGSWGYQVLGFYAPTSRFGTPEDFMFFIDQCHAAGLGVILDWVPAHFPKDGAGLNNFDGTQLYAHANPLQGEHQDWGTLIFNYSRNEVRSFLISNALFWIDKYHIDGLRVDAVASMLYLDYSREEGQWIPNEYGGRENLAAISFLRKVNEVVHGIFPGVLTIAEESTSWPMVSRPTYLGGLGFSLKWNMGWMHDTLSYMAKDPLFRRFHHNQMTFGMLYAFHENFVLPLSHDEVVHGKGSLLNKMSGDEWQKFANLRAYFGFMWGYSGKKLLFMGCEFGQWQEWNHDTGLEWQALTAPRHQGLQRLVRDLNLVYQHTAALHEVDFDWSGFRWIDANDSDNAVFSFVRYAKQADDFVVVVCNFTPVVRTDYRIGVPTAGPYRELINSDLHIYGGSGVANGTDLIAQPVASHTFAQSLSLTLPPLATLILQPCP, from the coding sequence ATGAAGCGCGAAATCCCAGCCGGAAGGGCAGTTCCGGCGGATTGGCTGAGCAACTTCGACCGTTATTTGATCAGCGAAGGCACCCACGAGCGGGCCTATGAGAAATTGGGGGCGCATCTGGTCCGTTTCGACGGGAGCGACGGCGTGGTCTTCGCGGTCTGGGCCCCGAACGCCCGCCAAGTGTCGGTGATCGGCGACTTCAACGACTGGGACCCGACCCGCCACCCGATGCATTCCTCCGACACAGGCATCTGGACCCTGTTCATCCCCGCGCTCCACGAGTTCACGGTCTACAAATACCACCTCACCACCCATAACAACGATCAGCTGGACAAGGCCGACCCCTTCGGCTTTGCCATGGAGGAGCGGCCGCGCACCGGCTCGGTGGTCGCACGGCTGGATGGCTACCCGTGGCAGGACGGCGAATGGATCGCGGCCCGCCAACGGCACCAGGCCTTGGACAGACCGATCTCCATCTATGAAGTCCATCTTGGCTCCTGGCGGCGGGAAGCCGATCCCCAATGGGGCCAACGATATCTCACCTACCGCGAATTGGCGGATACCCTCATCCCCTATGTCAAGGAGATGGGCTACACCCATATCGAGCTGTTGCCGATTGCCGAACACCCCTTTGACGGCTCCTGGGGGTATCAGGTCCTCGGCTTTTACGCTCCGACCTCCCGCTTCGGCACCCCCGAGGACTTCATGTTCTTCATCGATCAGTGTCATGCCGCCGGTCTGGGGGTGATTCTCGACTGGGTGCCGGCTCACTTCCCCAAGGATGGCGCCGGCCTCAACAACTTTGACGGCACCCAACTCTATGCCCACGCCAATCCCCTGCAGGGCGAACATCAGGACTGGGGTACCCTGATTTTCAACTACAGCCGCAACGAAGTTCGCTCCTTTCTCATCTCCAACGCCCTGTTCTGGATCGACAAATATCATATCGACGGTCTGCGGGTCGATGCGGTGGCCTCCATGCTCTATCTCGACTATTCCCGCGAGGAGGGGCAATGGATTCCCAATGAATACGGCGGCCGGGAAAATCTGGCGGCCATCAGTTTCCTGCGCAAGGTCAACGAGGTGGTGCACGGCATCTTTCCCGGTGTGTTGACCATTGCCGAGGAATCGACCTCCTGGCCCATGGTCAGCCGCCCCACCTATCTCGGCGGTCTTGGCTTCAGCCTCAAGTGGAACATGGGCTGGATGCACGACACCCTGAGCTACATGGCCAAGGATCCGCTGTTCCGGCGCTTCCATCACAACCAGATGACCTTTGGCATGCTCTATGCTTTCCACGAAAATTTTGTCCTGCCGCTCAGCCACGACGAGGTGGTCCATGGCAAGGGGTCCCTGCTGAACAAGATGAGTGGCGACGAGTGGCAGAAGTTCGCCAACCTGCGCGCTTATTTCGGGTTCATGTGGGGGTATTCGGGCAAGAAGCTGCTGTTCATGGGCTGCGAGTTCGGTCAATGGCAGGAATGGAACCACGATACCGGATTGGAATGGCAAGCCCTGACCGCTCCCCGGCATCAGGGACTGCAACGGCTGGTACGCGATCTCAACTTGGTCTATCAGCACACCGCCGCCCTGCATGAGGTCGATTTCGACTGGAGCGGTTTCCGATGGATCGATGCCAATGATTCCGACAACGCCGTCTTCTCTTTTGTCCGTTATGCCAAGCAGGCCGACGATTTTGTCGTGGTTGTCTGCAATTTCACCCCGGTGGTGCGCACCGACTACCGCATCGGTGTCCCCACGGCTGGACCGTACCGCGAGCTGATCAATTCCGATCTGCACATTTACGGCGGCAGCGGTGTTGCCAACGGCACCGATCTGATCGCCCAGCCCGTGGCCAGTCATACCTTTGCGCAGAGTTTGTCCCTGACCTTGCCGCCGCTGGCAACCCTGATTCTCCAACCTTGTCCATGA
- the rsmA gene encoding 16S rRNA (adenine(1518)-N(6)/adenine(1519)-N(6))-dimethyltransferase RsmA, whose protein sequence is MTHQPTKQLLKRQGLAPHKKLGQNFLVHERTPRRIVDLAGLQPDDQVIEVGVGLGALTRPLAAAVAKVIGLEADSGIIRFHQEQQDLPANVELVHADVLKVDFAPLVEPGKRLKIVANLPYSISSPFLFRLIDQAELMDFAVVMLQKEVAQRLMAQPGSKEYGAPTVLLAACAEVRPLLAVNPAEFHPRPKVDSLVIRIDFHPRPKRVQDLGAFDRKLFTRIVHAAFGQRRKTLLNGLAAARVLDEKEKLAEAILAAGVSPSDRAETLSLEQFVTLTRELSKALASLSPHLLPPTTTHQEQHHE, encoded by the coding sequence ATGACGCACCAACCGACCAAACAGCTCCTCAAACGCCAAGGCCTGGCTCCGCACAAAAAACTGGGGCAGAACTTCCTGGTCCATGAACGCACGCCCCGGCGGATCGTCGATCTGGCCGGCCTGCAGCCCGACGATCAGGTGATCGAGGTCGGAGTCGGCCTGGGCGCGCTGACCCGTCCCTTGGCCGCCGCCGTCGCCAAGGTGATCGGCCTGGAAGCCGATTCGGGCATCATCCGGTTCCATCAGGAACAGCAGGACCTGCCCGCCAATGTCGAGTTGGTCCATGCCGACGTGCTCAAGGTCGATTTTGCCCCCCTGGTCGAACCGGGCAAACGGTTGAAGATTGTCGCCAACTTGCCCTACTCGATCTCCAGTCCCTTTCTCTTCCGCCTGATCGACCAGGCCGAACTGATGGATTTTGCCGTGGTCATGCTGCAAAAAGAGGTGGCCCAGCGGCTGATGGCCCAGCCCGGCAGCAAGGAATACGGGGCGCCCACGGTGCTGCTCGCCGCCTGCGCCGAGGTTCGGCCGCTGCTCGCCGTCAACCCGGCGGAATTTCATCCCCGGCCCAAGGTCGACTCCCTGGTGATCCGTATTGACTTTCATCCACGCCCCAAACGGGTGCAGGATCTGGGCGCGTTTGACCGCAAACTCTTCACCCGCATTGTCCACGCCGCCTTTGGCCAGCGCCGCAAGACCCTGCTCAATGGTCTGGCCGCCGCCCGCGTGCTGGACGAGAAGGAAAAATTGGCCGAGGCCATCCTCGCAGCGGGAGTATCGCCGTCGGACCGCGCGGAAACCCTGTCGCTGGAGCAATTCGTCACCTTGACCCGTGAACTCAGCAAGGCCCTTGCATCGCTTTCTCCTCACCTTCTCCCGCCCACCACAACGCACCAGGAGCAGCATCATGAGTAA